A section of the Cololabis saira isolate AMF1-May2022 chromosome 6, fColSai1.1, whole genome shotgun sequence genome encodes:
- the LOC133445551 gene encoding olfactory receptor 6N2-like, whose product MDGGLNITYITLGGLVDMDKYKVLFFVFIFVIYLLIIVSNCTIVYLIWIQQSLHEPMYVFTAALLINSVLFSTVIYPKLLIDILSEKQVIVYSACLLQVTMFYSVGGSEFLLLAAMAYDRYVSICKPLQYPSIMKKSTVGILLALAWILPVSQVAASTGLNANKHLCSSKLKGFFCNNTFFKLQCAISVGQVIDHMVILVNVALLPVLFIVFTYTRILIICFRSSREVRKKATQTCTPHIIVLINFSCLCSFDVIIVHLDSDFPKTLRFIMTLKLILYHPLFNPVIYAIKMKEISKHLKRLLFPAKQI is encoded by the coding sequence ATGGATGGTGGATTAAATATTACTTATATCACACTTGGTGGGTTGGTGGATATGGACAAATACAAAGTtctattttttgtgtttatttttgtaatatacCTTCTAATAATTGTCAGTAATTGTACTATTGTGTACTTGATTTGGATTCAGCAAAGCCTCCATGAGCCAATGTATGtcttcactgcagctcttttaaTTAATTCAGTTCTTTTTAGCACTGTTATCTATCCAAAGCTTTTGATTGACATTTTATCTGAAAAACAGGTCATAGTATATTCAGCTTGTTTGTTGCAGGTAACTATGTTTTACTCTGTAGGCGGTTCAGAATTTTTACTGCTGGCAGCCATGGCCTATGACAGATATGTTTCGATATGTAAACCTCTCCAATATCCAAGTATCATGAAAAAATCTACTGTTGGCATTCTTTTGGCCTTAGCTTGGATTCTGCCTGTGTCTCAGGTTGCAGCGTCCACTGGCCTGAATGCAAACaaacatctctgcagctccaaaTTAAAAGGATTTTTTTGCAACAACACATTTTTCAAACTACAGTGTGCCATCTCAGTAGGCCAAGTCATTGACCACATGGTGATTTTGGTAAATGTTGCTCTTCTCCCAGTGCTTTTCATAGTTTTCACTTACACCAGGATACTTATAATATGTTTTAGAAGTAGCAGAGAAGTGAGAAAAAAAGCAACGCAAACCTGTACACCTCATATAATTGTCTTAATCAACTTTTCCTGCTTGTGTTCATTTGATGTCATTATAGTTCACCTGGATTCAGATTTTCCAAAGACCCTTCGATTTATAATGACTTTAAAGTTAATATTGTATCACCCTCTCTTCAATCCAGTCATATATGCAATCAAAATGAAAGAGATTTCCAAACACCTCAAGAGATTGCTTTTTCCTGCTAAACAAATCTAG